One genomic window of Monodelphis domestica isolate mMonDom1 chromosome 1, mMonDom1.pri, whole genome shotgun sequence includes the following:
- the MCEE gene encoding methylmalonyl-CoA epimerase, mitochondrial, protein MAHVQKVVLGLAVVARAAGTFTKLQTPTPTVRTFSRSQPLSQNVPEALWNLGRLNHVAIAVPDLQIARSFYRNMLGAQVSEVVPVPEHGVSVVFVELGNTKLELLHPLGDESPIESFLKKNKAGGMHHICIEVDDIEAAVTDLKQKKIRILSEKAKIGAHGKPVIFLHPKDCGGVLVELEQA, encoded by the exons GAACTTTCACTAAACTGCAAACTCCTACTCCAACAGTAAGAACGTTTTCAAGGTCACAGCCTTTGTCTCAGAATGTACCAGAAGCCTTGTGGAATCTAGGTCGATTAAATCATGTAGCAATTGCAGTGCCTGACTTGCAGATAGCCAGGTCTTTTTATAGGAATATGCTAGGGGCCCAGGTAAGTGAGGTGGTCCCTGTTCCTGAACATGGTGTCTCCGTAGTCTTTGTGGAGCTTGGAAATACCAAGCTAGAATTACTGCATCCTTTGGGAGATGAAAGCCCAATTGAAAGCTTtctgaagaaaaacaaagcagGAGGAATGCATCATATCTGCATTGAG GTGGATGATATAGAAGCAGCTGTGACTGatttaaagcaaaagaagatCCGTATTCTGAGTGAGAAGGCTAAAATTGGAGCACATGGGAAACCAGTGATTTTTCTCCATCCTAAAGACTGTGGTGGAGTCCTTGTAGAACTTGAACAAGCTTGA